A genomic region of Longimicrobium sp. contains the following coding sequences:
- a CDS encoding carbon starvation CstA family protein, with amino-acid sequence MRTHLPKLAWAAVALLGAVALGTMALHRGETINAAWLVIAAVCTYAVAYRFYARFLATRVFELDANRATPAERLDNHVDFVPTNRWVLFGHHFAAIAGAGPLVGPVLAAQFGYLPGTLWLIIGVVLAGAVQDFVILFASMRRDGKSLGQMAREEINTTAGFIAMVAVLSIMAILLAVLALIVVNALAHSPWGLFTIACTVPIALLMGWWMHAFRPGRVGEASAIGVALVLAATIGGRWVAENPVLADFFTVEKTTLVWLMAGYGFVASVLPVWVLLCPRDYLSTFLKIGTIAALAAGILVSLPTIKMPAMTQFVDGTGPVFAGKLFPFAFITVACGAISGFHALVASGTTPKMLMRETDARLVGYGAMLMESFVGVMAMVAAGILDPGVYFAINAPAGVVGGTLQEATRTIAAWGFVVTPEQMQGLATSVGEESLMARTGGAPSLAVGMAQIFSGVIGGSGLMAVWYHFAIMFEALFILTTIDTGTRVGRFMMQEILGHVYKPLGRTSWYPSIILSSALVVGGWAYFLYQGVVDPLGGINSLWPLFGISNQLLAAVALCVGTTVLIKMGKARFAWVTLGPLAWLAAVTFTAGWQKVFAADPKLGFLSQARAIDAALAEGRLPAAAKTVEAAQQMMFNARLDAVVALVFMGVAVMVIVVSIREWILLVRKRKPVVMHEAPFVPTGLGLAGD; translated from the coding sequence ATGCGCACGCACCTTCCCAAGCTGGCCTGGGCCGCCGTCGCCCTGCTGGGCGCCGTGGCGCTGGGCACCATGGCCCTGCACCGCGGCGAAACCATCAACGCCGCCTGGCTGGTGATCGCCGCGGTGTGCACCTACGCCGTGGCGTACCGCTTCTACGCCAGGTTCCTGGCCACGCGCGTCTTCGAGCTGGACGCGAACCGCGCCACGCCGGCCGAGCGGCTCGACAACCACGTGGACTTCGTGCCCACCAACCGCTGGGTGCTCTTCGGACACCACTTCGCGGCCATCGCGGGGGCGGGGCCGCTCGTCGGTCCGGTGCTGGCCGCGCAGTTCGGCTATCTGCCGGGGACGCTCTGGCTGATCATCGGCGTGGTGCTGGCGGGCGCGGTGCAGGACTTCGTCATCCTGTTCGCCTCCATGCGCCGCGACGGAAAGTCGCTGGGGCAGATGGCGCGTGAGGAAATCAACACCACGGCGGGGTTCATCGCCATGGTGGCCGTGCTTTCCATCATGGCCATCCTCCTGGCCGTGCTGGCGCTGATCGTGGTCAACGCGCTGGCGCACTCGCCATGGGGGCTGTTCACCATCGCCTGCACGGTGCCCATCGCCCTGCTGATGGGGTGGTGGATGCACGCCTTCCGCCCCGGGCGCGTGGGCGAGGCGTCGGCCATCGGCGTGGCGCTGGTGCTGGCGGCGACCATCGGCGGACGGTGGGTGGCGGAGAACCCGGTGCTGGCCGACTTCTTCACCGTCGAGAAGACGACGCTGGTGTGGCTGATGGCGGGCTACGGCTTCGTGGCGTCCGTCCTTCCCGTGTGGGTGCTGCTGTGCCCGCGCGACTACCTGTCGACCTTCCTGAAGATCGGGACGATCGCGGCGCTTGCGGCGGGCATCCTGGTGAGCCTGCCGACCATCAAGATGCCGGCGATGACGCAGTTCGTGGACGGCACGGGGCCCGTGTTCGCCGGCAAGCTGTTCCCCTTCGCCTTCATCACCGTGGCGTGCGGCGCCATCAGCGGCTTTCACGCGCTGGTGGCATCCGGCACCACACCCAAGATGCTGATGCGCGAGACGGACGCGCGGCTGGTTGGCTACGGCGCCATGCTGATGGAGTCGTTCGTGGGCGTGATGGCGATGGTGGCGGCGGGGATCCTGGACCCTGGCGTCTACTTCGCCATCAACGCGCCGGCCGGTGTCGTCGGCGGAACGCTGCAGGAGGCCACGCGGACCATCGCGGCGTGGGGATTCGTCGTCACCCCCGAGCAGATGCAGGGGCTGGCGACGTCCGTAGGCGAGGAATCGCTGATGGCCCGCACGGGCGGCGCGCCGTCGCTGGCGGTGGGGATGGCGCAGATCTTCTCCGGCGTCATCGGCGGGTCGGGGCTGATGGCGGTGTGGTACCACTTCGCCATCATGTTCGAGGCGCTGTTCATCCTCACGACCATCGACACCGGCACGCGCGTGGGGCGCTTCATGATGCAGGAGATCCTGGGCCACGTGTACAAGCCGCTGGGCCGGACGTCGTGGTATCCGTCCATCATCCTGTCCAGCGCGCTGGTGGTCGGCGGATGGGCGTACTTCCTCTATCAGGGCGTGGTAGACCCGCTGGGCGGCATCAACAGCCTGTGGCCGCTGTTCGGCATCAGCAACCAGCTGCTGGCGGCCGTGGCGCTGTGCGTGGGGACGACGGTGCTGATCAAGATGGGCAAGGCGCGCTTCGCCTGGGTGACGCTGGGGCCGCTGGCGTGGCTGGCGGCGGTGACCTTCACGGCGGGGTGGCAGAAGGTGTTCGCCGCCGATCCCAAGCTGGGCTTCCTCTCGCAGGCCCGCGCCATCGACGCCGCGCTGGCGGAGGGCCGGCTCCCCGCGGCCGCAAAGACGGTGGAGGCCGCCCAGCAGATGATGTTCAACGCGCGCCTGGACGCCGTCGTCGCCCTCGTCTTCATGGGCGTGGCGGTGATGGTGATCGTCGTCTCCATCCGCGAGTGGATCCTGCTGGTGCGCAAGCGCAAGCCGGTCGTGATGCACGAAGCCCCGTTCGTGCCGACGGGGCTTGGGCTGGCGGGGGACTGA